A segment of the Candidatus Nitrososphaera gargensis Ga9.2 genome:
GTTCCAAAGGGGGAGAACCCTGCCTTGGAGCAGTGCGCTTAGTCTATTAGTCTTTGCCTTTCTTTCTTGCGCTTTTTTAGGGGTAGTAGGAAGCAGCAAGGTTTTTCCCAAAACAATGCGGCTTTAGCTTCCACTGATGATAACCAAACAGCACAAGATGAGATAGAAGAGCAGCAAGATGAACAGCAGTCTTCTAACTCAATGTCATCATTTTCTTCTGACGCAGAAATACCTAGCACAGATAACAACACTAAAAGCAATGATGACAATGGCAGCGATAGCAGCAGTAGCGGTGCTGAAGAAAATCAACCACCAATTGCTAATGCAGGAGATGACCTGACAGTCAATGAAAGAGAGACAGTTACCTTAAGTGGTGTCGGTAGCACTGACCCAGATAATGATTCATTACGATTCTCATGGAAGCAAACAGTTGGAGAGCCAACTATCAGCCTAGATGGTAGTAATGCAGACACAGCTACGTTTCAAGCTCCAGCAGTGGATGGTTAGATGTTATC
Coding sequences within it:
- a CDS encoding PKD domain-containing protein — its product is MRFFRGSRKQQGFSQNNAALASTDDNQTAQDEIEEQQDEQQSSNSMSSFSSDAEIPSTDNNTKSNDDNGSDSSSSGAEENQPPIANAGDDLTVNERETVTLSGVGSTDPDNDSLRFSWKQTVGEPTISLDGSNADTATFQAPAVDG